Genomic segment of Arachis hypogaea cultivar Tifrunner chromosome 16, arahy.Tifrunner.gnm2.J5K5, whole genome shotgun sequence:
agctggcagataacactcattcgaatgagtaactgcccctagaaactctctaaccacttcatagagccatatcttaacctccctaagatatgggaacggttatccacctaaaaaggtggcactacttcagcggtggttattggttcaccactataaataccctgacatccctcaggtatcactaagtcccAATACATTCTCAacttgctcacactcttgctaacttaggcattggagtgtcattgcaggtaccaccccccattcttccaGACGCACAAGTCgaacggaggaacaccgagtttcAGGTGCACCAGCTGGCCACCTCCCTCACACGTTTGGGTCAACCAACGTCATCCGGCccactaatctccggttacccaccgtaacattggcgccgttgccggggacccgagagattgACCAGTGATGGCGGAAAGATCCCCTGAAGAaggtcatgtggagacagattctgatCAAGAGAATTTGAACACCGGAAACAATGAAGCAGATCAGAACCTCCACCAGGAAGCTAATGATCAAAATAAGGAAGGTACTTCCGGAATCAAAAATCCGAAGGCAAACTCCTCGGAGGGGCGCGAGTCAGAAAAAGAAGGACCCCCTCTCGCTAGTGAGCTTATGGGGCTAATTCATAGCCGCCTCGAGCAGCTAGAGCAGGAGCGGGAACGACAAAGGGAAgctgaaaagaacctaaaagaggagatggagcgacgaaaagagttagaaagaaaactcttaaagttagaatcctccctcaagggTCGGAATTCCCAAGGCGATAGAGAAGATTCTCCCTTAGGAGAGAAAGATCcgtttagcgaggacataatgagggcaaaagttccgagaaactttagaagccccgatatggacctctacgatggaaccaccgatccaaagcatcatctgagcaactttaaaagtcggatgtatctgaccGACGCTTcagacgctacgcgatgcaaagctttcccgacaaccttgtccaaagcagcgatgaagtggttcgacagtctccctccgaggtcaattaccagttttgaagacctctcaagaaaattcttgatgaggttctccatccagaaggacaaagtaaaacatgcaccaagcctcctgggaataaaacaggaggtcggggagtccttacgggcctatatggaaagattcaacaaagcatgtttggagattcaagacctgcccaccgaagcggtcatcatggggctagtcaatggtcttagagaaggtcccttctcacagtccatatcaaaaagacaccccgcctctttaaatgatgtacaggaaagagctgaaaagtacatcaatatggaagaaaacgctaggCTAAGAGACCCGAGTTTGCGAATCGGGCCCCCTCCCTCAACGaaagaaagggagagggaagcgaagaagaaggaagagctcggccttgataggccaagaaaatatcactcttatactccattgaaagttcctgtagtggacgtatacagagaaatttgcaatactgaaaggctgcctCCCCCCAGACCCatcaagaataaaaaaggggggagccgcagtgattactgcgagtaccataagatatatggatactccacaaacgactgttacgaccttaaaaatgtgatagaaaagctagccagagaaggtcggcttgacagatatctcatagaaaggtcggacggtcatggaaaaagaaagcgagaagATGCGGATAGAAGAGATCCACCACCacaaactccggagagacatatccatatgatctcaggaggatttgcgggagggggactcacaaaatcctcccgaaaaagacacctcaagagagtctaccaggtcgAAGAGGGGTCCCCCGATCTTccgaccatttcattcacaaaggaagaCGGGCGAGGAGTAATCCCTGGGCACGATGACCCAGTGGTAATTACtatgatcctggcaaatgcccatctacacagaaccctagtagaccaaggaagctcagcagacatcctctttaagcccgctttcgacaagctaggtttagatgagaaagagttaagagcctaccccgacaccttatacggattaggtgacacgccgataaagccactaggatttttacccctccacaccacctttggaaagggggaaaaatcaaagactctgagtatagacttcatagtcatcgacgtggggtcggcttataatgctttaatcggcagggctacccttaatcgacttggagcggtggtatcgacgccccacctatgcatgaagttcccgacCTCGTCGGGAATAGCgacggtgaggggagatcagaagctggcaaggaagtgctacaatgaaagcctaaacctgagaggaaaaggcagagaagtccacacaatagaactcgggggaGCAAGGAAAttcaggtcggcgaagaggaaggaaaaaacactcacataggagccaacctaggggaaaccctaagacaagggttgactaggctcctaagagataactccgatctcttcgcctggaaggcctccgacatgcctgggatagatcccgagctcatgtctcaCAAGCTCTCGGTCTACTCAGGGtctcgacctgtacaacaaagaagacgcaagctcggcccagagcgagccctagtagtagaagaacaagtgcaggcgctcctagaagccggcttcatcagagaagtcaaatacccaacatggctagccaatgtagtgctagtcaaaaaacaaaatggtaaatggagaatgtgcgtcgactataccgacttaaataaggcatgtcccaaggacccctatccactaccaagcattgacgccctagtggactctagctcggggtatcaatacctgtcattcatggacgcctactcagggtataaccaaatcccgatgtacgaaccagaccaggaaaaaacatcattcatcacgcccagagccaactattgctacgtggtcatgccatttggattgaaaaatgcaggggccacataccagaggctgatgaataaggtgtttgccccccacttagggagcttaatggaagcctatgtcgacgatatgctggtaaaaacCAAGGAAGAAGTGGACCTCCtatccgacctctcacaagtctttgataccataaggttgcacgggatgagactaaaccctgcaaagtgcgccttcgcagtggaggcaggaaaatttctaggattcatgctaacacaaagagggatcgaaaccaatcccgacaagtgtagagctatcctagagatgaaaagcccgacttgtttgagagaagtccaacagctgaatggccgactagcagctctctccagatttttggcaggatcagcattaagatcccttccactattCTCCCTACTAAAAAAGGGGCACCAGTTTGAGTGGACCCCCGAATGCGAGGAggcattccaggagttcaaaaagtttttgagccAGCCTCCTATCTTGACCCGACCTATAGCCGGAAAAGACCTCATCCTATACCTCTCCGTGGCAGACAGGGCTGTCTCAGCAGCCTTGATAAGAGAAGAGGAGGTCAGGCAACACccaatctacttcatcagtaaagttctacagggccctgagctaaggtaccataaattagaaaagtttgcctactccttagtaatagcctctcgaaggctacggccttactttcaggctcacacaataagagtccgcacgaaccaacccatgaagcagatCCTCCAAAAAACGGATATTGCAGGAAGAATGgtacaatgggcaatagagctctccgagttcgacttaaagtatgaaactcggacggcgattaaagcccagtgcctcgccgacttcgttgctgaatatgcaggggatcaagaggacAAACCGACTACCTGGGAACTCTACGTGGATGAATcctccaataaaacaggaagcggcgcaggcataatattggtagatgaaaggggaacccagatagaAGTTTCCCTCAAGTTCGAATTCctagcttcaaataatcaggcagaatacgaagccttgatcgcaggattgaagctggctgaagaagtcggtgctacgaaAGTGATGGTATACAGCGACTCCCAGGTGGTGACCTCTCAAATAAGTGGGGAGTACCAGgcaaaagacccaactatgaaaaggtacttggagAAAGCCTCGGAGCTCttggggcgctttgcagaaaccgaggtgaagcacataactcgggatctaaacagcagagcagacgccctatccaagctagcaagtaccaagccaggaggaaatAACAGAAGCTTGATTCAAGAGACCCTCCAGGAACCCTCAGTGGTAAAAACAGAAGACACACTAGAAGTCTTTGAagtggtcggattaaacctcggatggatgaaccccttagtcgaatacctaaaattcgacatcctccctaaggaggaaaaagaagcccagaaaatccgaagggaagcacaacattatacTTTGGTGAAAAATGTTCTCTACAGAAGgggaatatcaacaccattgttaaagtgtgtaccgaccttAAAAACCACCGAGGTGTTGGAGGAGGTACATAGCGGAATctgcgggaaccatctcggagccaggtcattggccaggaaagtaatccgagctggattttaCTGGTCAACcttacagaaagatgccacagaatttgtgaaaaagtgccagccatgccaaatgcatgcaaatttccacgtggccctcccagaagagctcattagtatcacttctccatggccctttgcaaggtccttttccccaagcgccaggacaagttaaatacctaatagtgggaatagattacttcacaaagtggatagaagcagaaccactggccaccatcactgcacaGAGGAGttggaggttcctctacaaaaatataatcacaaggtatgggataccttattccattaccacagataacagaacccagttcaccgactccacctttagaagcctggtagccagtatgaaaattaaacaccagttcacctcggtggaacacccacaagccaatgggcaagccgaagcagccaacaaagtcattctggcagggctgaagaaaagGTTACAAGACGCGAAAggggcttgggctgaagagctccaacaagtactatgggcttacagaacaactccccaatccgccactggagaaacacccttccgactagtctatggcgtagaagccatgatcccaatagaggtcaatgagcaaagcccaagagtgattttcCACGATGAGATCAGGAATATACAGGGACATAAAGAAGAACTCGACTTGCTCCCTGAAGTCCGAGAAGAAgctcagataagagaagcagcattgaaacaaaggatgactacaaggtacaacaaaaaagtcattcgaaggagtttcaccccagatgacttagtcttaatcagaaacgacattggggtCAACAAATCTGGGGAGGGAAAGCTCGCcgccaattggaaaggaccatacaaaatcaaggaggtcttaggaaaaggctattataaggtgaccgacttaggcggcaccgagttaccaaggtcatggcatgcttgtaatatgaaaaggtactacagttaaaagcaaaccctactccctgatgtactcttttcccagcttcatgattttttcccagaatcaaagggttttttctgaagaagggtttttaacgaggcatcacagtaggggctaagggaaataaattagcaaaagcccttagtagcaataaggtacctcctcaattaataaagaactctttcattttaaatatctctttcaaaattcccttttaaattttctttctacgaaacgcgccgatttaagctcgacaaaacgtaaaaatcccatgaaccgacctagatggtcgtcaggataaaacgacgaggtacaagtcggtgtaaagaggctatagaagtcgatcatgataaactcgggaTCGGTCCGACTCACAGGGCGGAATGCGAAACCGAGtacaattaaaatgaatcgcaaaagtagcctaagtcacgaaaaactcaataaaacaaaattgagtactaggaataccaaaagagataaggaaaaactaagaaaaaggctGCTTTGAGAATCAAGGAAATTCAGAAAAGCAAGCAAGTCCCAAAGAAAAGGTTTTCTCCACAAAAGATCAAAGAGTCAAATAAACCACGAAAAGCATGTGCGCATAAGGTAACTCAAAACCCTTATCCAGAAAGGGAATTTATTTAACGCTAAATTAAACCCCTATTAAAAAGGGGCACCactgttttgtttacggccttaaaaggccaaaattGTTCAAAAcaccaacaaataaatataaagagttcaaaaaagaggggcccacaagccgggccccaATAGCCAAAAATCACTTTTTTAGATCACCACCAGCAGGATCAGGGGGAACGCCAGGGGTAGGAgttgaagaggaagtcggaggaacagtagaagaactcggagcgtccttagagcgaggaggggactctacgatcctctgcccccgagtctttaaaTCAGACTCAGATTCCACTAtggggacaggaggatccacgatggcaccatcaataacaaccttatcagggtccaaaggagaaaggtccaagtcaggagcaataaccccgacctgttccttgaaaatcctccaggcttcatcagcaccatccgcaatagagtcctccaactcggtgtaGGCCTTCCGAGCGTTCAGTAAGTCGttctttacagacacaagatcagCAAATAAACTATTGTAGCTGGCTTGCGCTGCCTTCCTCAACTCCACCTCCATGTTacattgggcttgcaacttctGCCCCTTCTCTCGGAGGCTGTTCCTCTCCCCCTCCAGTTTGGCGACTttcccctccaactccttctcatgctcctgatatatACGGAGCCTAccctccagctcctcgaccctcgaggtcgtccCTAAAGAGATGATGGGAGTCTTCTCAAATATAtccaagagtttgccacaaacccccgccgtcttgagactctcctcaaccacagtagtgaggtagtgccgaacagaaacatcatccatactcatacgagcatgaggatagatgttctttcggacgaacgcaagagcgtccgcctcaccagaagcgccagactctaaggtcttgcgcttctttgGCTCTGGTTCGGGAGTAGGTCGGACGGAAGGGGGTGGCAGAGAGGAAGCAGAGGAAGAAATTACAATAGGCTGAGAAGGAGTCCCAACgttctgaggaggaggaggaggagagacaaCCATCCTAACACCTCCAGACCTGGCTCGAGACTTTGCCTTGGCTTCCTGAACCCTCTGGTAAGACTCTTGAGCGTTTTTCTTTGCCATCTCTACAAAAAACAAATTGGTAGCCAAAATCAGACAAAGTCGGTAAAAGAAATTGCAAGTCGGAAACAAGCAAGAAACGCAAAAAGCTACCTAATTGTGACTGGACAAAGGAcggcgacccctggagaaattttttagtatccaagtatggggccctcccccacgcttttcggaggaaccccacaatggctgcttcTACCTCAGTTAAATCATCCAGATCATATTTCtcgcaaggggaggcctccagccaatatAAAGGAAATTGGGGAGAAGAAtgatcatccaggaaaaaggggtggtgaccctctacagcttgcactttgaaaaagtagttcttgaagtcatgaaaggactcgtcaaaaagggtaaaaagtctccgaccttgtatggctcggaacgacacccactgttgtttattgtttagcccactgaaggATTTTGTCATATGGAAAAGATGGAAGAAAATctttaaagaagtcgggaactctaAAGCCTGGCTgacaaattgataaattttcaaaaaaccccaagagttggggtgaagctgggtgggaGCGACTCGACAGTGACGCAAAACAGATATCTCAAAAttcgaaaaaggaagaaaaacacccaaacgggtgatcatgcactcatacataaagaaaaaatgaggggccgcctcatcgactcttccaaaacaaacccggtcttcaggacccgggactaccaattCGTATTTTGGTTCGTCatcctcagaagtacaaattctgtgaTGAGTGCGAAGGTTGGTAATGAACTCAGAATCGACTGAGGGCTCCTCCCCTaagaccgtgacatcaacccagtGAGAGAGAGCATCTACAGAAGccatttctttttataaaaaagggGGGTAACAAACCTACAAGGGGAAAAGAAATGTCAccaacacggtctctaaagggaggagGATGCGAAACTAAAGTCTACAAATCAAATTTATCTACAAAGGCATATTaaagaactaacctttatccgGAAATAAGGGTTGGAAGCAAAAAGCCTTTGAAGACGCAAGAACGCAGCACGAACGAAGGCAAGGAAAATTTGAaagatcgcagaaacgaaacaacgaaagagagggaaaataTTTATAAGAACGTTAGGGGCATAACGGTAAAATCGGGGCAATCATTAATGaggatgcaccgttaccaaggctattaaatccctacgcacacccctaacggacacgacgcttgattagacgtaactgtcagaaccaaaaggtcacgaaAAAACACGTCGGTTCTCaaaccatcacgtcggtcctctcacaaatcggctacgaccccgagttgaatactcgaacccaactcttaaaaataaattgggctcgagtaggggcactgttcataccctggcccaataaataggacccaggatccaagcaaagaagcccaacccaaaggggtTGGCCCTCCCCCAGTACCGGCCTTCATccccagaagtcggtactgaacacgacctactccaaagaagtcggatacgagggttagctggcagataacactcatttgaatgagtaaccgcccctagaaactctctaaccacttcatagagccatatcttaacctccctaagatatgggaacggttatccacctaaaaaggtggcactacttcagcggtggttattggttcaccactataaataccctgacatccctcaggtatcactaagtcccAATACATTCTCAacttgctcacactcttgctaacttaggcattggagtgtcattgcaggtaccaccccccattcttccaGACGCACAAGTCgaacggaggaacaccgagtttcAGGTGCACCAGCTGGCCACCTCCCTCACACGTTTGGGTCAACCAACGTCATCCGGCccactaatctccggttacccaccgtaacaacaaccataaaaaagatatttttattagacacattcacGAAGACACTTCTATAAAACACAATTTGACAGAAGTTGGCAAACTGTTGATAACGTAGCGGAACCGTTTAATGTTTGGTAGAAAAATATTTCATTACGTCTATATGTAGAAAAAGTCTAAACACTCAtcattctttcttcctttctttgatAACTACCAACTTTTATTATGGTTTATATTAAAAAGTCATGCGTTAATGCCATCCATTATatggaaaatttttatttaaactttTGATATATATTTAAACGAATAAATGATCTAATCAATCGACCAATTCAAATCGGTTTACGTTCTTATCACTCTATTATTGAAAAGGTTAAATCGTTCCATATAAAGCAAATAATTACGGAAAGAAAAGCGAGATTTTATGTATAAATTCATTTTAAATTCTAACGACAACACTTTAATGAGTGAGAAAGTGAGTGTTGATGCATGCACAATGAGTGTGACAACTGACAAGTGTGAGTTGTGCTGCTCTGAAGAATAACGCGTATTGTGAGTCATAGGTGCCACCCATGACCGAGAAGAAGACTATCATATGGATCTGGGCTCAATGGGATTGTGTTTTGAAGAAGCCCATCTAAAATTTTTTCTAGGCCCATGAGAGGTGTCCCTTTCGGTCACGTTTGGCTGTTCCCCTTCCCTTATCTCTGGGAGGTATGGAACCGAATGCTTGTGCGATTGGATAGGTTTGTACATGATACGAAAAGTTCCAAAGCTGCAATTCCCAGTTCCCAATTCCCAAAGATATGGTTAGGTTTTCAGTTATCTCTAGTACCACTACTTTTTTTAATACCAAATTTTATGACACACGTTAAGAAAGAGTCTGTTTCGACGTcattattaaaaaagattttttttaaatcatattttttaaaaaatattttataaaaataaaaataattttatatttaaatatttaatataaatttttttatttatcaattatatttaaataaaataaaataaaaatatttttttatttaattattatataaacaatatatattttttttttaaaattaaaaaatatataaattataatttttaaaaaatatatattttttatttttttagtatttttatttttatttttaaaaatttattacatatattaaaaaataaaaaaatatttttttattaatttaatagcaTCTAAACAAACACAAActctaaaaatagaaaaataaataaatgttgattTGAACGTTCAAATAACATTTTTCTATTATTGGATATGGTGCGTTCATGCAAGTATATGTGTTGTGTTGTGTCCTAGTCATCAATTCATCTTTTTGTGATTGGGGCTCTGCGTCTGATTCTGCTTCTTGACCCATATCCGAATCTTTTTATCTCATCTAGTTGCGTTCTTTGACTCCCCCAACTTTATATCTTCTCAAATCCACCGTTTCGTTTCTGAGCTTCATTAAAGCTTTCATCTTTTCTTCAGCTTCTATACTATACCACACTTCTTGGGTTTCTCCTTGTAGTTACAAGAAACAACAAAGATTTTCAGCTGCAATACTGTAATCTTGTTGTATTTAATGTTCTGTCAATTTGGTTGTTACTAATTTAGGGTTTATTTGGGAATTTTATGAGCTCTGTAGGTGGCTAAACTTAGAACTTCAACCTTTCGTTTGTTAAATTCTCTTGTTGTTAATTATTCATTTGTTTAATTTAATCTAAACCCTAGGGATTTTATAGTTTGCGATTTGAATGGATCATATTAGTAATGAGGCTCGAGTTGACCGTTTTCGAATTGGCCCTTCCGGCATACTTGGTAGAACGGTTGCTTATAGGGTTCTTTTCTGCAAGTCTATGTCAGAATTGAGGCACCGAATAGTTCATGTATTGTTGCATCTAATTTTTAGGTTTAAGGGATTTTTTGCACCCATTTTGTCATGGTTTCATCCAAGAAACCCTCAGGGGATACTAACAATGATGACAATACTTGCTTTCTTGTTGAAACGATATACTAATGTAAGGGCAAGTGCTGAACTAGTGTATAGGAGGAAGTTCTGGAGGAATATGATGAGATCTGCCTTGACTTATGAGGAGTGGGCTCATGCAGCTAAGATGCTCGATAAAGCGACTCAAAAGATGAATGAATCAGATCTTTATGATGTGGAATTGGTGAGGAACAAGCTCCAAGAGTTGCGCCACCGCCGGCAAGAGGGGTCTCTCAGAGACATAATATTTTGTATGCGTGCTGATCTTATTAGGAATCTAGGTAACATGTGTAACCCCGAGCTCCACAAGGGTAGGCTTCATGTGCCTGCCTTAATCAAGGAGTACATTGATGAAGTATCAACTCAGCTCAGAATGGTATGTGACTCTGATTCAGAGGAGCTCTCATTGGAAGAAAAGCTTGCGTTCATGCACGAAACTAGACACGCTTTTGGGAGGACGGCTTTGTTGTTAAGTGGGGGTGCTTCTCTTGGAGCATTCCATGTGGGTGTTGTACAAACACTTGTAGAACATAAACTATTGCCTAGGATAATTGCTGGTTCTAGTGTGGGATCCATAATGTGTGCTGTTGTTGCCACTAGGTCTTGGCCTGAACTTCAAAGCTTCTTTGAGGATTCGTGGCACGCATTGAAGTTTTTCGACCAAATGGGTGGGATTTTCACAGTTGTCAAGAGGGTTACAACATTTGGCGCTCTTCATGAGATCAGACAATTGCAAATAATGTTGAGGCATCTGACAAGCAATCTTACATTTCAAGAGGCTTATGACATGACGGGTAGAATTCTTGGGATTACAGTTTGCTCCCCGAGGAAGCATGAACCACCAAGATGTCTTAACTACTTGACTTCGCCGCACGTTGTCATATGGAGTGCAGTCACTGCTTCTTGTGCTTTTCCTGGCCTTTTTGAGGCTCAGGAATTGATGGCAAAGGATAGAAGTGGTGAGATTGTTCCTTACCATCCTCCTTTCAATTTGGGTCCTGAGGAGGGATCCACTTCAGCGCGCCGATGGAGAGATGGTAGCTTGGAGGTTGATTTACCAATGATTCAGTTGAAAGAGCTGTTCAATGTCAATCACTTTATAGTCAGTCAGGCTAATCCTCATATTGCACCCTTGCTAAGATTGAAAGAATTTGTGAGAAATTATGGAGGCAATTTCGCTGCTAAGGTACATATTCATGGACTTACAGCTTACTATTGACTATTATACTACAAGCACAATTCATGATTTGTTCATGTGCATGTTTATATTTATTGTCATTGCATACGCTTGTTTCTGAAATATTATGCACATTGCACAATAGTATCTCATCTGTATCAAAATTTTCATCCCTTAAGCAGAGGATTCTTAAATTCACACTATAATAAATTTGTGTTTACTTTCCCCGACTGATTAATGAAACAATTGTATCCCTTGACAGCTGTCATTCATAATTTCTAAATTCTATCATTCATAATTTCTAAATTCTAAGGCGTCGTCATACATATTAATTATTGCATCTATAATATATTCTTAAGACAATGATTTTagcatttttaacatttttttcaattttcagctTGCTCATCTCGCGGAGATGGAAGTGAAACACAGGTGCAATCAAATACTCGAACTTGGCTTTCCATTAGGTGGACTTGCCAAGTTGTTTGCTCAAGACTGGGAAGGCGATGTTACTGTTGTTATGCCTGCAACTCTTGCTCAGGTATGTGTTTATGGAATCTTAATAGTTCATATTATCAGCTATGTATTTAATTTGAGTGATCAAAGTGACTTCGGTTATATTTTAACTCAAAGAAAAAGAGCTAATGGTTAACATCAAGTCTTTATTGCCAAACTTGTTGAAATTTTATTGTACTTAGATACATTCTTATATTTTGAGAAGTGTCCTGAAATTTATCTTATATTATTTTACCTGTGTCCCGCTCCAGTATTCAAAAATCATACAGAACCCTTCACATGCGGAGCTTCAGAAGGCAGCCAACCAAGGGAGAAGATGCACCTGGGAGAAGCTTTCAGCCATAAAAGCAAACTGTGGAATCGAGCTTGCTCTGGATGAATGTGTTGCAGTTCTGAATCATATGAGAAGACTCAAAAGAAGCGCACAGAGAGctgctgcttctgcttctgcttctcatGGTTTGTCCAGCAACAACAGATTCAATGCTTCAAGAAGAATCCCTTCATGGAATTGCATTGCACGAGAGAATTCAACAGGTTCCCTTGAAGACCTTACGGATGC
This window contains:
- the LOC112755940 gene encoding triacylglycerol lipase SDP1 — its product is MDHISNEARVDRFRIGPSGILGRTVAYRVLFCKSMSELRHRIVHVLLHLIFRFKGFFAPILSWFHPRNPQGILTMMTILAFLLKRYTNVRASAELVYRRKFWRNMMRSALTYEEWAHAAKMLDKATQKMNESDLYDVELVRNKLQELRHRRQEGSLRDIIFCMRADLIRNLGNMCNPELHKGRLHVPALIKEYIDEVSTQLRMVCDSDSEELSLEEKLAFMHETRHAFGRTALLLSGGASLGAFHVGVVQTLVEHKLLPRIIAGSSVGSIMCAVVATRSWPELQSFFEDSWHALKFFDQMGGIFTVVKRVTTFGALHEIRQLQIMLRHLTSNLTFQEAYDMTGRILGITVCSPRKHEPPRCLNYLTSPHVVIWSAVTASCAFPGLFEAQELMAKDRSGEIVPYHPPFNLGPEEGSTSARRWRDGSLEVDLPMIQLKELFNVNHFIVSQANPHIAPLLRLKEFVRNYGGNFAAKLAHLAEMEVKHRCNQILELGFPLGGLAKLFAQDWEGDVTVVMPATLAQYSKIIQNPSHAELQKAANQGRRCTWEKLSAIKANCGIELALDECVAVLNHMRRLKRSAQRAAASASASHGLSSNNRFNASRRIPSWNCIARENSTGSLEDLTDAASPMHQGVSCSNGGHGKNWKTHRGAHDGNDSDSESVDLNTWTRSGGPLMRTTSANKFVDFLRSLDADSEQNKGLMAHSNPHDFQYHSPRNTPPDCSFDSAESDQKEQIGNRFVNGSSIVVNEGDLLQPERIHNGFVFNIVKKEELTHSNRCHDFENYSNEAAESVQIESPEKDMDAASSSSESGDDDP